A genomic segment from Rhodanobacteraceae bacterium encodes:
- a CDS encoding FixH family protein: protein MSVVQLMAEPEIPAKAGLPWHWLIFLPVLASVIAGLTTLGIAIRYGDKPLPESVMRTGPVQYGDSQPQLRAQSLGLSATAQLDPAARGIVLELAGRDLPQQLSLRLWHPTDAGLDQVLTLTRSDDGRYRGVWPAQTQGLLLLLSSPEQGWEMPGATDVASNTLRFQP from the coding sequence ATGAGCGTGGTGCAACTGATGGCTGAACCCGAGATTCCTGCAAAAGCCGGTCTGCCCTGGCATTGGCTGATCTTCCTGCCGGTTCTGGCGTCGGTCATCGCCGGCTTGACCACGCTGGGCATCGCCATCCGCTACGGCGACAAGCCGCTGCCGGAATCAGTCATGCGCACGGGTCCGGTGCAATATGGTGACAGTCAACCGCAGCTGCGGGCTCAGAGCCTCGGTTTGTCAGCAACCGCCCAGCTCGATCCGGCTGCCCGCGGCATCGTCCTTGAGCTTGCCGGGCGCGATCTGCCGCAGCAGCTCAGCCTGCGGCTTTGGCATCCGACAGACGCCGGCCTGGATCAGGTGTTGACCCTGACGCGCTCGGATGATGGTCGCTACCGCGGTGTATGGCCGGCTCAGACCCAGGGCCTGCTGTTGTTGCTGTCCTCGCCCGAACAGGGCTGGGAAATGCCGGGGGCGACGGACGTGGCCAGCAACACCCTGCGTTTCCAGCCCTGA
- the cadA gene encoding cadmium-translocating P-type ATPase — MAAAHCFHCHEPLPASGVHWLVVAGVQQPLCCGGCRAAVEWIQGQGLGDFYRLRAEGAGPGRAVESDFAVFDRPAVLRYYAGEAVNGVAEITLSLEGLRCAACTWLIERALSAEPGVLRVRVQPLTQRVFLRWRVAEVQLSDLAERLAALGYRPQLSDPTHALERIKRERRDALKRLVVAGVGMMQAMMYGVALYAGAFEGMDPTVRDFFRWVSLSVAAPVIFYSGQPFFSGAWRELKARRLGMDTPVALALGLAFVASVYQSWRGGLDVYFDSLTMFVFFLLLGRFAEQSVRHRAQISLGVLSSGLPPLARRIEGEVEQEVATLELQPGDLVQVAAGCTIPVDGELIEAAEVDEAMLSGESIPVDKLAGERVLAGSVAMSRPLRLRVEQTGAATVWSSLSRLADSARAEKPASLQMAERVAQIFVARVLVLTVLVALAWTWYAPERAFEVALAVLVVSCPCALSLALPTALAAASQGLGRLGILVVRPAALETLAQVRQVVFDKTGTLTDGQIRVARTALAHGESSQRVMALAAALEQEATHPIARAFGAESAGLAVTQRRQIAGFGVEGLIDGICYRLGRPDFACPEAPMPMLDGDILLSADGRAIAGFRLQDQLRADATASVRALRERGLRTTLLSGDSAPRVRAMSDRLQMDACFAAQSPQAKLEVLDRLQLQDGPALMVGDGVNDAPVLGRAAVSMAMGRGADLAKAHADLVLLGSRLAVLPQALELAQQTMTTIRHNIRWAYGYNAIAIPVAALGWVPPWLAAIGMSLSSLIVVVNSMRLLKSAPAASGAVVQDLSLESAAAVTGSERA, encoded by the coding sequence ATGGCGGCAGCCCACTGTTTCCACTGTCATGAGCCGCTGCCCGCCAGCGGCGTGCACTGGCTGGTGGTGGCTGGCGTGCAGCAGCCGCTGTGCTGCGGTGGCTGCCGGGCGGCGGTCGAGTGGATACAAGGCCAGGGTCTGGGCGATTTCTACCGTCTGCGCGCCGAAGGCGCCGGCCCCGGTCGCGCCGTGGAGAGCGATTTTGCGGTCTTCGATCGGCCAGCCGTGCTGCGCTACTACGCCGGTGAGGCCGTCAACGGCGTGGCCGAGATCACGCTGTCGTTGGAAGGCCTCCGCTGCGCCGCCTGTACCTGGTTGATCGAACGGGCGCTGTCGGCGGAGCCCGGCGTGTTGCGGGTGCGGGTGCAGCCACTGACGCAGCGCGTGTTCCTGCGCTGGCGAGTGGCCGAGGTCCAGTTGTCGGATCTGGCCGAGCGACTGGCCGCCCTGGGCTACCGACCGCAGTTGAGTGATCCCACCCATGCCCTGGAGCGCATCAAGCGCGAGCGCCGCGACGCGCTCAAGCGCCTGGTGGTCGCTGGTGTCGGCATGATGCAGGCGATGATGTACGGCGTGGCGCTCTATGCCGGCGCCTTCGAAGGCATGGATCCAACCGTGCGCGACTTCTTCCGCTGGGTCAGTCTGAGCGTGGCGGCACCGGTGATCTTCTATTCCGGACAACCCTTCTTCAGCGGCGCCTGGCGCGAGCTGAAGGCGCGGCGATTGGGCATGGACACGCCGGTGGCACTGGCGCTGGGGCTGGCTTTTGTCGCCAGTGTCTATCAGTCCTGGCGCGGCGGTCTCGACGTCTATTTCGATTCGCTGACGATGTTCGTGTTCTTCCTGCTGCTGGGCCGCTTTGCCGAACAGAGCGTGCGTCATCGCGCCCAGATCAGTCTGGGCGTGCTGTCTTCAGGGCTGCCACCGCTGGCCCGCCGCATCGAGGGCGAGGTCGAGCAGGAAGTGGCCACGCTGGAATTGCAGCCGGGTGATCTGGTGCAGGTGGCGGCGGGCTGCACCATCCCGGTGGACGGCGAGCTGATCGAGGCCGCCGAGGTCGATGAAGCCATGCTCAGCGGTGAGTCGATACCGGTGGACAAGCTGGCGGGTGAGCGGGTGCTGGCCGGCAGCGTGGCGATGTCCAGGCCCTTGCGCCTTCGGGTTGAGCAGACTGGCGCGGCGACCGTGTGGTCGTCGCTGTCGCGACTGGCCGACAGCGCCCGGGCGGAAAAGCCTGCCAGTCTGCAGATGGCCGAGCGCGTGGCCCAGATCTTCGTGGCCCGGGTGCTGGTGCTGACCGTGCTGGTGGCGCTGGCCTGGACCTGGTACGCGCCGGAACGCGCCTTCGAGGTGGCCCTGGCGGTGCTGGTGGTGTCCTGCCCCTGCGCGCTGTCCCTGGCGTTGCCCACGGCGCTGGCCGCCGCCAGTCAGGGCCTGGGTCGCTTGGGCATCCTGGTGGTCCGCCCGGCGGCTCTTGAAACGTTGGCGCAGGTGCGCCAGGTGGTGTTCGACAAGACCGGAACCCTGACCGACGGCCAGATCCGCGTTGCCCGGACAGCGCTGGCCCATGGTGAGTCCAGCCAGCGGGTCATGGCGCTGGCGGCGGCGCTGGAGCAGGAGGCCACCCACCCGATTGCCCGCGCTTTCGGCGCCGAGTCGGCTGGCTTGGCGGTGACGCAAAGACGCCAGATTGCCGGCTTCGGCGTGGAAGGACTGATCGATGGCATCTGCTACCGCTTGGGCCGGCCCGACTTCGCCTGCCCGGAGGCGCCGATGCCCATGCTGGATGGCGACATCCTGCTGAGCGCCGATGGCCGGGCGATCGCCGGATTCCGGCTGCAGGATCAACTCCGCGCCGATGCCACCGCCAGCGTGCGTGCCTTGCGCGAGCGCGGCCTGCGGACCACCCTGCTCAGTGGCGACAGCGCGCCGCGAGTGCGCGCCATGTCGGACAGATTGCAGATGGATGCCTGTTTTGCGGCGCAATCGCCGCAGGCCAAACTCGAGGTGCTGGATCGGCTGCAACTGCAGGATGGTCCGGCGCTGATGGTCGGTGACGGCGTCAATGATGCGCCGGTGCTGGGGCGGGCGGCGGTCTCGATGGCCATGGGTCGGGGCGCCGATCTGGCCAAGGCGCATGCTGACCTGGTGTTGCTGGGCTCGCGTCTGGCGGTGCTGCCGCAGGCGCTGGAGCTGGCGCAGCAGACCATGACCACTATCCGCCACAACATCCGCTGGGCCTATGGCTACAATGCCATCGCCATTCCCGTGGCCGCGCTGGGTTGGGTTCCACCCTGGCTGGCGGCGATCGGCATGTCCCTGAGCTCCCTGATTGTGGTGGTCAATTCGATGCGATTGCTGAAATCCGCTCCAGCTGCCTCTGGCGCCGTGGTGCAAGATCTGTCCCTGGAGAGCGCGGCGGCAGTGACGGGCTCGGAACGCGCATGA
- a CDS encoding protein BatD — MKHSPKGTRHRIGQGIALCCALLLCASQALAAARASLGSDRIKLGETTTLTVESDEASSAPDFSVLQQDFDLGGQSSSTQMSIVNGRRSSSIQYSVEIQPKAAGVLTIPAIPVGNSATEPMTLTVVPAEPGSAAKGDLIFLESELGTTSPYVQQAVPFTVRLYYSVPLSSGEVTARAPEHASLQQLGEDQQSQTEINGRRYGVFERRYLLIPEQSGPMELPAAQFRGGAQTNNANSFFSRVQSVSAVGQSYSLNVRPQPPGAPQPWLAARQLGLVRADLPDSPRTGEPVLVEYTLTADGALSSQLPDLELPPIPGAQVFPEPAQRQDGVVAGAPVAVLKRRFAIVPAQAGKLDLPALRVRYWNTASDRADVAEVAGATLDVAVGNAVPINPVPMQSTAQAPATSPVPAMPTAISAGDEALRAELTRWRWISLVLGCGLLGALLWGWRRQAVVSVPAPQRAPERLVDPAVLRRALADGDLHEIADALRASTPTPCLNLGQLRARLGDAAQQAAIDALEQTLWAARPAADDRAAVRERLRAAFKSGPILRQSSEAAMASPLAPLYPARG, encoded by the coding sequence ATGAAGCACTCGCCCAAGGGCACAAGACACCGGATCGGGCAGGGGATTGCGCTCTGCTGCGCGCTGCTGTTGTGCGCCTCTCAGGCCCTTGCTGCGGCCCGGGCGAGCCTGGGATCCGATCGCATCAAGCTTGGCGAGACCACGACCTTGACGGTGGAGTCTGACGAGGCGTCTTCGGCGCCCGATTTCAGTGTGCTGCAGCAGGACTTTGATCTGGGCGGTCAGTCCAGCAGCACCCAGATGTCGATCGTCAACGGTCGCCGCAGCAGTTCCATCCAGTATTCGGTCGAGATCCAGCCCAAGGCGGCCGGGGTACTGACGATTCCGGCGATACCGGTGGGCAATTCCGCGACCGAGCCGATGACGCTGACCGTCGTCCCGGCTGAACCGGGTTCCGCGGCGAAGGGCGATCTGATCTTTCTCGAGAGTGAACTCGGCACCACCTCGCCCTATGTGCAGCAGGCGGTGCCGTTCACCGTGCGCCTGTACTACTCGGTGCCGCTGTCCAGCGGCGAGGTCACGGCGCGTGCGCCCGAGCATGCGAGCCTGCAACAACTGGGCGAAGATCAGCAGTCACAGACTGAAATCAACGGGCGTCGCTACGGTGTGTTCGAACGTCGCTACTTGCTGATCCCGGAACAGTCCGGTCCCATGGAATTGCCGGCGGCACAGTTCCGCGGCGGTGCCCAGACCAACAATGCCAACAGTTTCTTCAGCCGCGTGCAGAGCGTCAGTGCGGTGGGCCAGAGCTATTCCTTGAACGTGCGGCCACAGCCGCCGGGGGCCCCGCAGCCGTGGCTGGCCGCGCGTCAGCTGGGACTCGTGCGCGCCGACCTACCGGATTCTCCGCGGACCGGTGAGCCGGTGCTGGTCGAATACACCCTGACGGCAGACGGCGCGCTGTCCAGCCAGTTGCCCGATCTGGAATTGCCGCCGATTCCCGGGGCACAGGTATTTCCGGAGCCGGCCCAGCGTCAGGACGGGGTGGTGGCCGGGGCGCCGGTGGCCGTGCTCAAGCGCCGCTTCGCCATCGTGCCCGCCCAGGCCGGCAAGCTCGATCTGCCGGCGCTGAGGGTGCGCTACTGGAACACCGCCAGTGACCGTGCCGATGTGGCCGAGGTGGCCGGGGCGACGCTGGATGTCGCCGTGGGAAATGCAGTGCCGATCAATCCTGTGCCGATGCAGAGCACCGCGCAGGCGCCGGCGACCTCCCCGGTTCCGGCAATGCCGACAGCGATCAGCGCCGGCGACGAGGCTCTGCGCGCCGAGTTGACGCGCTGGCGCTGGATCAGCCTGGTACTGGGCTGCGGGCTGCTGGGCGCCTTGCTGTGGGGCTGGCGCCGGCAGGCAGTCGTCTCGGTACCAGCGCCGCAACGGGCGCCGGAGCGTCTGGTCGACCCCGCCGTGCTGCGGCGGGCGCTGGCTGACGGCGATCTGCACGAGATTGCCGACGCCCTGCGGGCATCGACACCGACCCCCTGCCTGAATCTGGGACAGCTGCGCGCGCGCCTGGGCGATGCCGCCCAGCAGGCCGCCATCGACGCACTGGAGCAGACCCTGTGGGCGGCCAGGCCGGCGGCCGACGACCGGGCGGCCGTGCGCGAGCGCCTGCGGGCGGCCTTCAAGTCCGGGCCGATCCTGCGCCAGAGCAGCGAGGCAGCGATGGCTTCGCCGCTGGCGCCATTGTATCCGGCGCGGGGTTAG
- a CDS encoding DUF58 domain-containing protein: MPPATSNSQGIRPTLAELIALRARVQAWPPPQRAQGSSAGPATSPLRGRGMDYAESRLYAQGDDARHIDWRVTARTGRTHTKVFHAERDRVSLIIADTSPRLYFGTRVCFKSVQAAYAGALAAWAGQRSGDRISALRGSASEAPLPPAGGVRGALRVLDALNRWYQQPPDDDQGLDIALQSAARVSKPGSRMIALIDPRSVDGIDNARWTALSAHHDAVAVLLVDPLELAPPQARLAFAGDHRRVELDLEQGSTQAAWMHAFAERFEQARSRLRSLGWRAMSLSTDQAPDQVLAALLPYRREAA; this comes from the coding sequence ATGCCGCCAGCCACCTCGAACTCCCAAGGCATCCGCCCGACGCTGGCGGAACTGATCGCGCTCAGGGCGCGGGTGCAGGCGTGGCCGCCGCCGCAGCGGGCGCAGGGCAGTTCGGCCGGGCCGGCGACTTCGCCCTTGCGCGGTCGGGGCATGGACTACGCCGAGTCGCGGCTGTACGCGCAAGGCGACGACGCCCGCCATATCGACTGGCGGGTGACCGCGCGCACCGGCCGCACCCATACCAAGGTCTTTCATGCCGAGCGCGATCGGGTCAGTCTGATCATTGCCGATACCTCGCCGCGGCTGTATTTCGGCACGCGCGTCTGTTTCAAGTCGGTGCAGGCCGCCTATGCCGGCGCGCTGGCGGCCTGGGCCGGGCAGCGCAGCGGAGATCGCATCAGCGCGCTGCGCGGCAGTGCCAGCGAGGCACCGTTGCCGCCGGCCGGCGGCGTGCGTGGCGCGCTGCGCGTACTCGATGCGCTGAACCGCTGGTATCAACAGCCGCCGGACGACGACCAGGGCCTGGACATCGCCCTGCAATCGGCGGCGCGGGTCTCCAAGCCTGGCTCGCGGATGATTGCGCTGATCGATCCGCGCAGCGTGGATGGCATCGACAACGCCCGCTGGACGGCGCTGTCGGCGCATCATGATGCGGTCGCGGTCTTGCTGGTCGATCCCCTGGAGCTGGCGCCGCCGCAGGCGCGGCTGGCTTTTGCCGGTGACCATCGCCGGGTGGAGCTGGATCTGGAGCAGGGCTCCACTCAGGCGGCCTGGATGCACGCCTTTGCCGAGCGTTTCGAGCAGGCGCGCTCGCGTCTGCGCAGCCTGGGCTGGCGGGCAATGTCACTCAGCACCGATCAGGCGCCGGACCAGGTGCTGGCGGCGCTGCTGCCGTACAGACGTGAGGCCGCATGA
- a CDS encoding VWA domain-containing protein — MIAELLSWEFAWPWMLLALPLPWLAARLLPPTQAGQGGALRTPFFGELETLAGTAARARKSHLSPWMLMAWALLCVAAARPQILGEAIKPPQAGRDLLLAVDLSGSMAAEDMRLGGRIVDRLTAVKAVLGDFLERRAGDRVGLLLFGERAYGVTPLTLDRNSVRQQLFDSVVGLAGQETAIGDAIALAVKRLSDPDDEVAEPGQRVLILLTDGVNTAGAIDPLRATELAKSAGVRVHTIGFGGEGEETFFGMRVPSRAQIDETTLRRVADTTGGRYFRARDTSELAGIYAELDRIEPTALPGETLQPRIERYVLPLSLAALLALISMLLPWLPGRRGVPA, encoded by the coding sequence ATGATTGCCGAACTGCTGAGCTGGGAATTCGCCTGGCCCTGGATGCTGCTGGCGCTACCGCTGCCCTGGCTGGCGGCGCGGCTCCTGCCACCGACGCAGGCGGGGCAGGGTGGCGCCTTGCGCACGCCCTTCTTTGGCGAACTGGAAACGCTGGCGGGCACTGCGGCGCGGGCTCGCAAATCGCATCTCAGTCCGTGGATGCTGATGGCCTGGGCGTTGCTGTGCGTGGCCGCGGCGCGCCCGCAGATCCTTGGCGAGGCGATCAAGCCGCCGCAGGCGGGTCGCGATCTGCTGCTGGCGGTGGATCTGTCGGGCAGCATGGCTGCCGAGGACATGCGCCTGGGTGGCCGCATCGTCGACCGCCTGACGGCAGTGAAGGCGGTGCTGGGTGATTTTCTGGAGCGCCGCGCCGGTGATCGTGTGGGCCTGTTGCTGTTCGGCGAGCGCGCCTACGGCGTGACCCCACTGACCCTGGACCGCAACAGCGTGCGCCAGCAGCTGTTCGACAGCGTGGTCGGTCTGGCCGGACAGGAAACTGCCATCGGCGATGCCATCGCGCTGGCGGTCAAGCGTCTCAGCGATCCCGATGATGAGGTGGCCGAGCCCGGCCAGCGGGTACTGATCCTGCTGACTGACGGCGTCAATACCGCCGGTGCCATCGATCCGCTGCGTGCCACGGAATTGGCGAAATCGGCCGGTGTGCGCGTACACACCATCGGCTTTGGCGGCGAGGGCGAGGAGACTTTCTTCGGCATGCGCGTGCCCAGCCGTGCGCAGATCGACGAAACCACGCTGCGGCGCGTGGCCGACACCACCGGCGGCCGTTATTTCCGGGCTCGCGATACCTCGGAGCTGGCGGGTATCTATGCCGAGCTGGACCGGATCGAACCCACGGCATTGCCGGGCGAGACCCTGCAGCCGCGTATCGAGCGCTATGTGCTGCCACTGAGCCTTGCCGCGCTGCTGGCCTTGATATCGATGCTTTTGCCCTGGTTGCCCGGGCGTCGCGGAGTGCCGGCATGA
- a CDS encoding DUF4381 domain-containing protein encodes MKPELPLRDIHLPSEPSWWPPAPGWWLLAAAVLVLLFLTLRWGLRRWRARQRLRALQFEFDQAAAIAEPRACLIAVSELLRRAARHRDPAAATLTGAAWTGFLDRQLGTKSQTVFSGELGQLLLDGAYRREVDADALRSLLTPARQCFLNLVRGP; translated from the coding sequence ATGAAGCCGGAGCTGCCCTTGCGCGATATTCATCTGCCGAGCGAGCCCTCGTGGTGGCCGCCGGCGCCGGGCTGGTGGTTGCTGGCGGCGGCGGTGCTGGTATTGCTGTTCCTGACGCTGCGCTGGGGCTTGCGGCGCTGGCGCGCCCGTCAGCGCCTGCGTGCCCTGCAGTTCGAATTCGATCAGGCGGCCGCGATTGCTGAGCCGCGCGCCTGTCTGATCGCGGTGTCGGAGCTGCTTCGGCGCGCCGCGCGCCATCGTGATCCGGCTGCCGCGACACTGACCGGGGCGGCCTGGACCGGCTTCCTTGATCGCCAGTTGGGTACCAAATCTCAGACCGTGTTCTCCGGTGAACTCGGGCAGCTGCTGCTCGATGGCGCCTATCGCCGGGAAGTCGACGCCGATGCCTTGCGTTCGCTGCTGACGCCGGCCCGGCAGTGCTTTCTGAATCTGGTGCGCGGGCCATGA
- the ccoS gene encoding cbb3-type cytochrome oxidase assembly protein CcoS has product MNILLVLIPLSLMLVIAAVYAFFWAVDNDQFEDLETPAIDILSDDEAPRAGDRDR; this is encoded by the coding sequence ATGAATATCCTGCTGGTGCTGATACCGTTGTCGCTGATGCTGGTGATCGCCGCCGTCTACGCCTTTTTCTGGGCGGTGGACAATGATCAGTTCGAAGACCTGGAAACCCCGGCCATCGACATTCTCAGCGACGACGAGGCGCCCCGCGCCGGCGATCGTGATCGCTGA
- a CDS encoding VWA domain-containing protein, producing MELSLTSLQFLRPWWLLALLLLPLLWWLQRHRRAQQSVWQRAVDPHLLPHLLQTAEVRGAGGASRVWLAAALLTVLALAGPSWRELPMPLWQQQSPLVIALDLSSAMRATDLPPSRMIQARAKLARLLEQRKTGQIGLMAYAGDAFTVAPITADARTVKALLDSLDPSLMPVDGQRADRAIKRAVRLMRDSGAERGEILLVTDQVDSYAQAAAEQARAEGYRLSVLGVGTLAGAPMSNAQGFITGADGQPRLAKLNPASLQALADRGGGRFATLTADDADLRGLGVLRAGVDQAGAAGGASEQQALARSDDGYWLLLGLLPLALIGFRRGWLAMLPLLLVFGLAAPESEVYAADEAPAPAAASEVATPGRLQSFWDSLWQRSDQRAYAALERGDAARARELAQDPALQGAAAYRGDDYKAAAESWTGLDQADAHYNRGNALAKSGDLPGALKAYDEALARQPGMEDALANRKIVEDALKQQQSQQSSQNQDGKDQQDQNQQGQDQQGQDQQGQDQQGQDQQGQDQQGQDQQGQDQQGQDQQGQDQQGQDQQGQDQQGQDQQGQDQQGQDRQDGKDESGAEQPSAAEQAQQQAAEEAAKREMQQALEAQQASEDGEQTEARALTPEERAAAEQQQATQQWLRRVPDDPGGLLRRKFELEYRRRAAEGDH from the coding sequence ATGGAACTGAGTCTGACCAGTCTGCAGTTCCTGCGCCCCTGGTGGCTGCTGGCGCTGTTGTTGCTGCCGTTGCTGTGGTGGCTGCAACGCCATCGACGTGCACAGCAGAGCGTCTGGCAGCGCGCCGTGGATCCGCATCTGCTGCCGCATCTGCTGCAGACCGCCGAGGTCCGGGGCGCCGGTGGCGCATCGCGCGTGTGGCTGGCTGCGGCGCTGCTGACGGTTCTGGCTCTGGCTGGTCCGTCCTGGCGGGAATTGCCGATGCCGCTGTGGCAGCAGCAATCGCCGCTGGTGATTGCGCTGGACCTGTCCTCGGCCATGCGGGCGACGGATCTGCCGCCCTCGCGCATGATTCAGGCGCGGGCCAAGCTGGCGCGGCTGCTGGAGCAGCGCAAGACCGGGCAGATCGGCTTGATGGCCTACGCCGGCGATGCCTTCACCGTGGCCCCGATTACCGCCGATGCCCGCACCGTCAAGGCCCTGCTCGACAGTCTGGATCCAAGTCTGATGCCGGTGGATGGCCAGCGTGCCGATCGCGCCATCAAGCGTGCGGTGCGGTTGATGCGCGACAGCGGCGCCGAGCGCGGCGAGATCCTGCTGGTGACCGATCAGGTCGACAGCTACGCCCAGGCAGCCGCTGAGCAGGCACGCGCCGAGGGCTACCGCTTGTCGGTGCTGGGCGTGGGCACGCTGGCGGGCGCGCCGATGAGCAATGCTCAGGGATTCATCACCGGCGCCGATGGCCAGCCGCGCCTGGCCAAGCTGAACCCAGCCAGCCTGCAGGCCCTGGCGGATCGCGGGGGTGGCCGCTTTGCCACGCTGACGGCCGATGACGCAGATTTGCGGGGGCTGGGCGTGCTGCGAGCGGGCGTCGACCAGGCGGGAGCGGCCGGCGGCGCCAGCGAGCAGCAGGCGCTGGCGCGCAGTGATGACGGTTACTGGTTGCTGCTAGGCCTGCTGCCACTGGCCTTGATCGGATTCCGTCGCGGTTGGCTGGCCATGCTGCCGCTACTGCTGGTCTTCGGACTGGCTGCGCCCGAGTCCGAGGTTTATGCCGCCGACGAGGCACCCGCGCCCGCGGCTGCCAGCGAAGTCGCGACACCCGGTCGTCTGCAATCCTTCTGGGACTCGCTCTGGCAGCGCTCCGACCAGCGTGCTTATGCCGCGCTGGAGCGGGGCGATGCCGCCCGTGCACGGGAGCTGGCGCAGGATCCGGCCTTGCAGGGCGCCGCCGCCTACCGCGGCGACGACTACAAGGCCGCGGCGGAATCATGGACGGGTCTGGATCAGGCTGACGCCCACTACAACCGCGGCAACGCGCTGGCCAAGTCCGGCGATCTGCCCGGGGCGCTGAAAGCCTACGACGAGGCTCTGGCCCGGCAGCCGGGCATGGAAGACGCACTGGCCAATCGCAAGATCGTAGAGGACGCGCTGAAGCAGCAGCAATCGCAGCAGTCCTCGCAGAATCAGGACGGCAAGGACCAGCAGGACCAGAATCAGCAAGGTCAGGACCAGCAGGGCCAGGACCAGCAAGGCCAGGATCAGCAGGGCCAGGATCAGCAAGGCCAGGACCAGCAGGGTCAGGATCAGCAGGGTCAGGACCAGCAAGGTCAGGATCAGCAGGGTCAGGATCAGCAGGGTCAGGACCAGCAGGGTCAGGACCAGCAAGGTCAGGATCAGCAGGGTCAGGACCAGCAAGGTCAGGACCGGCAGGATGGGAAGGACGAGTCCGGGGCCGAGCAGCCCAGCGCGGCCGAGCAGGCTCAGCAGCAGGCTGCGGAAGAGGCTGCCAAGCGCGAGATGCAGCAGGCGCTGGAGGCGCAACAGGCGTCGGAGGATGGCGAGCAGACCGAGGCGCGGGCGCTCACGCCCGAAGAGCGCGCGGCGGCTGAACAGCAGCAGGCCACGCAGCAATGGCTGCGTCGGGTGCCCGACGATCCGGGTGGCTTGTTGCGGCGCAAATTCGAGCTGGAATATCGGCGCCGGGCAGCCGAGGGAGATCATTGA